GCCGCTCGCCCGCTGAGCCGCCTCCGCCTTGGCCATCGCCGACTGCGCCTGCACCAGCAGCGAGGTGTACAGCAGTTCCACCGCCTGGAGGTCCGCCTCGAAGCCGACGACCGTGGAGAAGGCGAACGGCTCGTTCCACACGGCCCGGCAGTGGTTGGCGTCGGCGACCGCGTCCAACAGCACCGCCTTGGCCTGCTCGTACGGCGGCTCGACGCCTATCCGGCAGGCGCCCGGCGCGTCCGGGGCCGGGGCCCGGGCGTCGAGCAGGGCCTCGTCGACGCTGTGCCGGGCCATCAGCTCCTGCGCCTTCGCCGTGAGCGCCTCGGCCTCCTCCGGGAAGCCGGTCGCCTCGGCCTTGGCGAGCAGCGCGCGGATCCGGGTGAGCATGCGGGCGGAGGAGTCCGCGGGCGACCCGGCCTCCGACCCCCGCCGGTGACCGCGCCCGCGCCCCGGCTCGTCGAGAGGGTCGAGGCCGGGCAGGCGTAGCAGCAGACGGTAGAGCTCCAGGGTCGCCGTGGCGTGCGAGAAGCGGTCCGCGGACGGGGGCGGCCCGGCCGGCAGCTCCGCCAGCTGCGCCGCCCAGCGGCGACCGCGCGCCCGGTCGTCGCGCGCCTGCGCGCGGATCAGCGCCGCGACGAGGCCCACATGGGCGCCGTCCAGGTCGCGCCGCACGATCCGCACGAGGTCCGCGGGCTGCCAGCCGCGCCGCCAGAGCGCCGCCACGAACTCCGCGCCGCGCCGCGCGAGCTCCGCGTCCGCGGCGGGGTCGGCGGCGAGAAGGGACGCTCCGGAGTCGAGGGCTGCGTCGGCCGTGTCGTAGAGGGCGGTCCGCAGGGCGCGTTCGACGGCGCCGGCCGGGTCGCTGCTGGTGCTGCTCACCGTTCGATCGTGCCATGCGCCGCTCGCCGCACCTCCCCCGCACTGTCAGACCCCCCTGCCACACTCGCGGTATGGCCGACCGGTGGGCGCTCGCTCCGGCCGAGGACGGTGGCGTGGAACTCGCCCCCCTCGGTCCCGACGGCCTGCCCGCCGGCCCGTCGCTGCGCGAGCCGGACCTGGCGCGCGCAGTGCGGGAGCGGCCCGACGTCGTGCGCTGGGTCTGGCGTTCCACGCCCGAGGTCTACCCGCGCCTGCTCGACGCGGGCGTGCGGGTCGACCGGTGCTACGACGTGGAGGACGCCGAGACGCTCCTGCTCGGCCACGAGGGCCGGTCCGGCGAACCCCGATCGGCGGCCGCGGCACTGGCCCGGCTGCGCGGCGGCCCCGTCCCGCCGGACCCGCCGCAGCGCTCCGCCGAGCCCGGCGCCCAGTCCTCGCTGTTCGAACCGCGGGCCGCCGCGGGGCTGTCGCTGGCGGATCTCCTGGCCGTGTACGCGGAGCAGCAGCGCAGGCACGAGCGGGCCGAACACCCGGCGCGGATGCGGCTGCTGACGGCGTCCGAGTCGGCGGGGATGCTGGTGGCCGCCGAGATGAACCGGGCCGGGCTGCCCTGGAGCGCGCAGGTGCACCGCACGCTCCTGGACGACCTGCTCGGTGAGCGGTATGCGGGCGGCGGCGAGCCCCGCCGGCTGGCGGAACTGGCGGACGAGGTGTCGGCCGCCTTCGGGCGCCGTGTCCGCCCCGACCTGCCGGCCGACGTGGTGAAGGCCTTCGGCCAGGCCGGGATCCGGGTGCGGTCGACCAGGCGGTGGGAGATCCAGTCCCTCGACCATCCGGCCGTGAAGCCGCTGCTCGAGTACAAGAAGCTGTACCGCATCCGGGTGGCCCACGGATGGTCCTGGCTGCAGGACTGGGTGCGGGACGGGCGGTTCAGGCCGGAGTTCCTCGCGCACGGCACGGTGACCGGGCGCTGGGTCACCAACGGCGGGGGCGCCCTGCAGATCCCGAAGGTCATCCGGCGGGCGGTGGTCGCCGATCCCGGCTGGCGGTTCGTGGTCGCCGACGCCGACCAGATGGAGCCGCGCGTGCTGGCGGCGATCTCCCGCGACCCCGGTCTCATGGAGGTGGCGGGCCGGGAGAGCGACCTCTACCAGTCCGTCTCGGACCGCGCCTTCTCCGGCGACCGCGACCAGGCCAAGCTCGCCGTGCTCGGCGCGGTCTACGGGCAGACCTCCGGCGACGGCCTGAAGAACCTCGCCGCCCTGCGACGCCGCTTCCCGCGCGCGGTGGAGTACGTCGACGAGGCGGCCCGGGCCGGCAAGGAGGGCCGGCTGGTGCGGACCTGGCTCGGCCGCACGTGCCCGCCGGCCGTCGGGGCGGTCGAGGCCGAGGAAGCCGGCATCCCCGTCGACGACCCGGCGGGCCCCGCCGAGGAGGACAGCGCCGACGACCGCCAGTGGACGCCCGGTTACGCCTCCACCGACGCCCGCGCGCGCGGCCGGTTCGCCCGCAACTTCGTCGTCCAGGGCAGCGCCGCCGACTGGGCGCTGCTGCTGCTCGCCGCACTGCGGCGGGCCTGTGCGGACATGGCGGCGGAACTGGTCTTCTTCCAGCACGACGAGGTGATCGTGCACTGCCCGCGGGAGGAGGCCGACACGGTCGTCGCGGCGATCCGGGAGGCGTCCGACCTGGCCGGCCGGCTGACGTTCGGGGAGACGCCGGTGCGGTTCCCGTTCACCACGGCCGTCGTGGAGTGCTACGCCGACGCCAAGTGACCGGTCCGGCGGAGGGGGTTGCCGGGGCGCTCACGGGTCCGCCGTAGTCTCGGACGGTCCTGCCCGCGGGCCTGCCCGTGGAGCCGCCCCTTCCGGAGGAGACGCCGTGCCCTTCCGCTGTGCCGTACTCGACGACTTCCAGAACGTCGCGACATCCGTCGCCGACTGGTCCGTGCCCGGCGAGGAGGCCGAGGTCGTCGCCTTCACCGAGCACTTCGGCGACGAGGACGAACTCGCCACGGCGCTGGCCGACTTCGACTGCGTGGTCACCCTGCGCGAACGCGTCGCCTTCCCGGCGTCGTTGCTGGACCGGCTCCCCCGGCTGCGGCTGCTGATCGCCTCCGGCATGCGCAACTCGGTGATCGACTTCCCGGCGGCGAAGGCGAACGGGGTGACGGTCTGCGGCACCCTGAGCGCGTCGACCCCGCCGGTCGAGCTGACCTGGGCGCTGCTGCTCGGTCTCGCGCGCGGGCTGGTCCAGGAGAACACCGCCCTGCGCGAGGGCGGGCCCTGGCAGTCGACGGTGGGCGCGGACCTGCACGGGCGGCGGCTCGGGCTGCTGGGACTGGGGAAGATCGGCGGCCTGGTGGCCCGGGTGGGCCTCGCCTTCGGCATGGAGGTGAGCGCCTGGAGCCAGAACCTGACGGAGGAACGGGCGCGGGAGGTCGGTGTGCGGCGGGCCGCCTCGAAGGAGGAGCTGCTGTCCGAGGCCGACTTCGTGTCGGTCCATCTCGCGCTGGGCGAGCGCACCCGGGGGCTGCTCGGCGCCGCCGAACTCGCGCTGCTCAAGCCGACGGCCTACCTGGTGAACACCTCGCGCGCGGCGATCGTCGACCAGGAGGCGTTGCTGGCGGCGCTGCGGGAAGGGCGGATCGCGGGAGCGGGGGTGGACGTCTTCGACGTCGAACCGCTCCCCGCCGGCCATCCGATGCGGACGGCTCCCCGTCTGCTGGCAACTCCCCATCTCGGGTACGTGTCCCGGGCCAACTACGAGCAGTACTACGGACAGGCGGCGGAGAACATCCGCGCATACCTGGCGGGGGCACCGGTACGGGTATTGGGCTAGCCGCCGGGGCCGGGCGCCGGGGGTGGTGGGGTGCGGTCGGCGGCGCGGGTGAGGCGGGCGGCCAGGGCGCGGAGGTGGTCGCCGAGTTCCGGCGGGTCGAGGACCTCGAAGTCGACGCCCTTGAGCGCGATGTGCAACGCGATCTCGTCCAGGGTCGCGGCGCCCGTGTGGAACAGACAGGAGCGGTCGTCGTACCGCTCCAGACGGCCGGCGGTGGGAGAGGTGTGCTCGGCGAGGGCGTCCACCGGGCAGTGGAAGAGGATGGTCGCCCGGCAGCGGTAGGGGGCCGAGGACAGCTTGTCGGTGAGGTAGGCGTTCAGGTCCTCGGCGGGGCCGGGCCGGGGGGTGAACCGGGGCCCGGACTGCGGGGCGGCGTCGACGCGGTCGAGACGGAACGTACGCCAGTCGTCGCGCTCCAGGTCGAAGGCCAGCAGATACCAGCGGCGTCCGGTGTGGACCAGCCGGTACGGCTCGACGCGGCGCGTCCTGCCCTGGTAGCCGAAGCGCACGCTCTCGTGTCCCCGGCAGGCGGCGGCCAGCACCGCCAGCAGGTTCGCGTCCACGGCCGGGCCGGACGCCGTCAGCGGCAGGATCGCCGACTGCATCGCCGCCACCCGGTGCTTCAGCCGTGAGGGCAGCACCTGCTCGAGCTTGGCCAGCGCCCTGAGCGAGGTCTCCTCGAAGCCCGCCACCGAGCCGGACGCGGCGGCCCTCAGTCCGACGGTCACCGCGACCGCCTCGTCGTCGTCCAGCAGCAGCGGCGGCAGCGCCGCGCCGACACCGAGCTGGTAACCGCCGCCGGGGCCGGCCAGGGACCGCACCGGGTAGCCCAGCTCGCGCAGCCGGTCCGCGTCCCGGCGGACGGTGCGCGTCGTCACGCCCAGCCGCTCGGCCAGCTCCGGGCCCGGCCAGTCGGGACGGGACTGCAGCAGGGAGAGCAGCCGCAGTAATCGGGCCGAGGTCTCGAGCATCTGGCGGAAAACTCCTCATCGATCGCACCCGGTCGAGGACAGAACCTGTCCTCAGGGCTTCCTAGTGTCTTTCTTGCCGGCCCGCGAGGGAACGGCCCGCGGCACCGCCGCCGCACCGAACCACAGCGCGCAGAACCACAGCGCGCAGAACCACCGGCACGCAGAACCACAGGCAAGCAGAACCACCGGCACAGCAAGGGAGAACGTCATGATCCTCGTCACCGGAGCCACCGGGAACGTCGGCCGTCGCGCACTGGAGATGCTGCTCGCACAGGGCCGCGAGGTGCGGGCCGCGTCGCGCGCCCCGGAGCGGGCGACCTGGCCCGCCGGAGTGCGGACCGTCGCGCTCGACCTGGCCGACCCGGCCTCGCTCGCCACCGCGCTGGAGGGGGTCGAGGCGGTGTTCCTGTTCGCCGCCCCCGGCTGCGGGCCGGCCTTCGTCGCCGCCGCCGAGGCCGCCGGCGTACGCCGGGTGGTGCTGCTGTCCTCCGGCTCGGTGGACGACGAGTCCGAGGAGCAGGACGGCCCGATCGCCGCCTACCACGCGGAGATCGAGCGGGCGCTGCGCGGCTCCACCCTGGAATGGACCTTCCTGCGGCCCGACGTGTTCGCCGCCAACACACTGATGTGGGCCGGGCAGACCAAGGGCGGCGACGTGGTCCGCGGCGCCTACGCCGAGGCCACCGCCGCGCCGATCCACGAGGCCGACATCGCCGCCGTGGCCGTGGCCGCGCTCACCGAGGACGGTCACGCCGGAGAGATCCACCGGCTGACCGGCCCGCAGTCGCTGACCCACGCCGACCAGGCCGGGATCATCGGGGAGGTGCTCGGCCGCCCCGTCACCTACCAGGAGCTGCCCGCCGAGACCGTCCGCGAGGCGATGAGCGCGCACGTCCCCGGGCCGGTCCTCGACGACATCCTCAAGGTCTGGGCCGACTCGGTCGGCCGGCCCGCCCTTGTCACGGCCGACGTCGAGAAGATCACCGGCCGGGCTCCCCGCAGCTACCGCGACTGGGTGTCCGAGCACGCCGCCGCGTTCTGACGCGGCCGGACCCCGGGGCGGCCCGTGTCACACCTGCCGCTCCGGGACGTCCACCACCAGACCGTCGATCGCGTCGGTGACCGGCAGCTGGCAGCTGAGCCGGCTGTTCTCCCGGCGTGGGCAGGCCGTCGTGTACAGCAGCTCGTCCTCGATGTCGGACACGGCCGGCAGCGTGACCGGGCTGCCGTGGTCGACGTAGACGTGGCAGGTCGCGCACATGGCGCCGCCGCCGCACTCGCCGACGATGCCGTCGACGCCGC
The window above is part of the Streptomyces sp. NBC_00425 genome. Proteins encoded here:
- a CDS encoding DUF2786 domain-containing protein, translated to MSSTSSDPAGAVERALRTALYDTADAALDSGASLLAADPAADAELARRGAEFVAALWRRGWQPADLVRIVRRDLDGAHVGLVAALIRAQARDDRARGRRWAAQLAELPAGPPPSADRFSHATATLELYRLLLRLPGLDPLDEPGRGRGHRRGSEAGSPADSSARMLTRIRALLAKAEATGFPEEAEALTAKAQELMARHSVDEALLDARAPAPDAPGACRIGVEPPYEQAKAVLLDAVADANHCRAVWNEPFAFSTVVGFEADLQAVELLYTSLLVQAQSAMAKAEAAQRASGRRRTKTFRQSFLAAYAHRVGARLTAAAGTQVCDDLLPVLASREVAVTAATDRMFPQTVSTRLRGVTDEAGWTEGAQAADRARVQSRPRLP
- a CDS encoding bifunctional 3'-5' exonuclease/DNA polymerase, with product MADRWALAPAEDGGVELAPLGPDGLPAGPSLREPDLARAVRERPDVVRWVWRSTPEVYPRLLDAGVRVDRCYDVEDAETLLLGHEGRSGEPRSAAAALARLRGGPVPPDPPQRSAEPGAQSSLFEPRAAAGLSLADLLAVYAEQQRRHERAEHPARMRLLTASESAGMLVAAEMNRAGLPWSAQVHRTLLDDLLGERYAGGGEPRRLAELADEVSAAFGRRVRPDLPADVVKAFGQAGIRVRSTRRWEIQSLDHPAVKPLLEYKKLYRIRVAHGWSWLQDWVRDGRFRPEFLAHGTVTGRWVTNGGGALQIPKVIRRAVVADPGWRFVVADADQMEPRVLAAISRDPGLMEVAGRESDLYQSVSDRAFSGDRDQAKLAVLGAVYGQTSGDGLKNLAALRRRFPRAVEYVDEAARAGKEGRLVRTWLGRTCPPAVGAVEAEEAGIPVDDPAGPAEEDSADDRQWTPGYASTDARARGRFARNFVVQGSAADWALLLLAALRRACADMAAELVFFQHDEVIVHCPREEADTVVAAIREASDLAGRLTFGETPVRFPFTTAVVECYADAK
- a CDS encoding D-2-hydroxyacid dehydrogenase family protein — its product is MPFRCAVLDDFQNVATSVADWSVPGEEAEVVAFTEHFGDEDELATALADFDCVVTLRERVAFPASLLDRLPRLRLLIASGMRNSVIDFPAAKANGVTVCGTLSASTPPVELTWALLLGLARGLVQENTALREGGPWQSTVGADLHGRRLGLLGLGKIGGLVARVGLAFGMEVSAWSQNLTEERAREVGVRRAASKEELLSEADFVSVHLALGERTRGLLGAAELALLKPTAYLVNTSRAAIVDQEALLAALREGRIAGAGVDVFDVEPLPAGHPMRTAPRLLATPHLGYVSRANYEQYYGQAAENIRAYLAGAPVRVLG
- a CDS encoding helix-turn-helix transcriptional regulator encodes the protein MLETSARLLRLLSLLQSRPDWPGPELAERLGVTTRTVRRDADRLRELGYPVRSLAGPGGGYQLGVGAALPPLLLDDDEAVAVTVGLRAAASGSVAGFEETSLRALAKLEQVLPSRLKHRVAAMQSAILPLTASGPAVDANLLAVLAAACRGHESVRFGYQGRTRRVEPYRLVHTGRRWYLLAFDLERDDWRTFRLDRVDAAPQSGPRFTPRPGPAEDLNAYLTDKLSSAPYRCRATILFHCPVDALAEHTSPTAGRLERYDDRSCLFHTGAATLDEIALHIALKGVDFEVLDPPELGDHLRALAARLTRAADRTPPPPAPGPGG
- a CDS encoding NAD(P)H-binding protein, coding for MILVTGATGNVGRRALEMLLAQGREVRAASRAPERATWPAGVRTVALDLADPASLATALEGVEAVFLFAAPGCGPAFVAAAEAAGVRRVVLLSSGSVDDESEEQDGPIAAYHAEIERALRGSTLEWTFLRPDVFAANTLMWAGQTKGGDVVRGAYAEATAAPIHEADIAAVAVAALTEDGHAGEIHRLTGPQSLTHADQAGIIGEVLGRPVTYQELPAETVREAMSAHVPGPVLDDILKVWADSVGRPALVTADVEKITGRAPRSYRDWVSEHAAAF
- a CDS encoding 2Fe-2S iron-sulfur cluster-binding protein, which codes for MARITYRSPDGTPTTLDVPEGNSVMRGAVVGGVDGIVGECGGGAMCATCHVYVDHGSPVTLPAVSDIEDELLYTTACPRRENSRLSCQLPVTDAIDGLVVDVPERQV